From the genome of Mixophyes fleayi isolate aMixFle1 chromosome 2, aMixFle1.hap1, whole genome shotgun sequence, one region includes:
- the HIKESHI gene encoding protein Hikeshi, with translation MFGCLVAGRLVQTDAQQVAEDKFVFNLPDYDSINHVVVFMLGTVPFPERMGGSVYISYPDHSGTPVWQLLGFITNEKPSAIFKISGLKSGEGTQHPFGAMSLPQTPSVAQIGISVELLEQLAQQTPVASAAVSTVDSFTQFTQKMLDNFYNFATSFAVSQAQMTPNPSEVFIPANVVLKWYENFQRRLAQNPFFWKT, from the exons GTGCAGACAGACGCCCAGCAGGTAGCGGAGGATAAGTTTGTGTTTAACCTGCCCGACTACGACAGCATAAATCACGTGGTGGTGTTCATGCTGGGCACTGTGCCCTTCCCGGAGAGGATGGGTGGCTCTGTCTACATCTCATACCCCGATCACAGTGGCACGCCCGTCTGGCAGCTGCTGGGCTTCATCACAAATGAAAAACCAAGTGCCATATTCAAGATCTCTGGCTTGAAGTCTG GGGAAGGGACCCAGCACCCGTTTGGAGCAATGAGTTTGCCACAGACCCCCTCGGTAGCACAGATTGGTATCTCGGTGGAGCTGCTAGAGCAGCTGGCGCAGCAGACCCCAGTGGCCAGTGCTGCCGTGTCAACCGTGGATTCCTTCACCCAG TTCACCCAGAAAATGTTGGACAACTTCTATAACTTTGCTACGTCGTTTGCCGTGTCGCAGGCTCAGATGACCCCTAACCCCTCAGAAGTCTTTATACCGGCAAATGTTGTTCTCAAATG GTACGAGAACTTTCAGCGGCGCCTGGCACAGAACCCGTTCTTCTGGAAGACGTAG